Proteins from a single region of Paraglaciecola sp. T6c:
- a CDS encoding ROK family transcriptional regulator, translating into MFSIDNSQYLRSGFKLGKGSKLFQDIERDIIKIVFWEQRVTQSQLVSATKIPQQTVSRLLKGLTQSKVLRQTEEMIPNPKGKPGFGIELNPDYACTFGVSILLDAVGVAVMDFAGNVMATEFREMDDMSIAHVLEATEQLIAELSARCKLDESRVLGIGVGISGFFSSMDGKMNTHHMLEEWSQVDIVQIISSHFTLPTWVVNDGTGAAAGEGVAGVGRQYKNFVYLFVSSAFGGGVVTNTEVLRGTYGNAGELGDMLPSKIYAHPNLELLKRILKKNGVKFSSIYNLHEEFDPNWPGVEEWIFKVQDSFDLVATCCSALLDAEAIIIGGHIPKELAEMVIPRIDVYAQFRRGAKRPMPKIVVSGIEKHPVSIGAATIPLRELCL; encoded by the coding sequence ATGTTCTCAATCGACAACAGTCAATATTTGCGTTCTGGTTTTAAACTCGGAAAAGGCAGTAAGCTTTTCCAAGATATTGAGCGCGATATTATCAAAATTGTCTTTTGGGAACAGCGTGTCACCCAGAGCCAATTGGTGTCTGCCACCAAAATTCCTCAGCAAACCGTATCCCGCTTATTAAAAGGCCTGACCCAATCAAAGGTGCTGCGTCAAACCGAAGAGATGATCCCTAATCCTAAAGGTAAACCGGGTTTTGGCATTGAGCTAAACCCTGACTATGCCTGCACCTTTGGCGTATCGATATTATTAGATGCTGTTGGTGTGGCGGTGATGGACTTTGCCGGCAATGTCATGGCCACAGAGTTCCGCGAAATGGACGACATGAGCATTGCACATGTGCTTGAGGCGACGGAACAACTTATCGCTGAACTAAGTGCGCGCTGTAAACTCGATGAGTCGCGCGTACTAGGAATTGGGGTTGGAATTTCAGGTTTCTTTAGCTCCATGGATGGCAAAATGAACACCCACCATATGCTTGAAGAATGGTCACAAGTGGATATTGTGCAGATTATCTCAAGTCACTTTACATTGCCTACTTGGGTGGTGAATGACGGCACAGGCGCGGCCGCAGGTGAGGGTGTAGCGGGCGTGGGTCGCCAATATAAGAACTTTGTTTACTTATTTGTTTCATCAGCTTTTGGTGGCGGCGTTGTGACCAACACGGAGGTGCTGCGAGGCACCTATGGTAATGCCGGTGAGTTGGGCGATATGTTGCCATCAAAAATTTACGCTCATCCCAATTTAGAATTACTGAAGCGGATCTTGAAGAAAAATGGTGTGAAATTCAGCTCCATTTATAACTTGCATGAAGAGTTTGATCCGAACTGGCCAGGTGTAGAAGAATGGATTTTCAAGGTGCAAGATTCGTTTGATTTAGTCGCCACCTGTTGCTCTGCTTTATTGGATGCAGAAGCGATTATCATCGGCGGGCATATCCCTAAAGAGTTGGCTGAAATGGTCATTCCGCGTATCGACGTGTATGCACAATTTCGCCGAGGTGCGAAGCGCCCGATGCCTAAAATTGTGGTATCGGGCATAGAGAAGCACCCTGTTTCAATTGGTGCAGCAACCATTCCCTTGCGCGAGCTCTGCTTGTAG
- a CDS encoding MBL fold metallo-hydrolase, whose translation MRHIITKAKWLLTISLFFVISTGLQAETDRTSPAFELIVLGDSGGIQDGNLSAFLLRSVTEPNYVALDAGTLVNGINQSVEHGAFDELAIVDDDKWGKAGSILRHHVKGYLISHAHLDHINGMLVASPEDSKKSIYAIPSVNTMIGETYFNGKAWANFSDRGIPPMLSKYQVVDLLPGKKAAIADTALNVTAFSLSHPVESSAFVIEHGDDIFVYFGDTGPDIVEKQGKLDAIWTYLAKQIKHKKLRGMIIETSFENDRPHNLLFGHLTPELLMNELESFAAKIGGEKPLKGLNVVISHIKYTLAKNVDPRANIKQQLDEANNLGLNIIIPQQGQKLQF comes from the coding sequence ATGCGACATATTATTACAAAAGCGAAATGGCTACTGACCATTTCGCTTTTTTTTGTAATCAGTACAGGCCTGCAAGCCGAAACAGATCGCACCTCTCCAGCGTTTGAACTTATCGTGCTAGGCGACAGTGGCGGCATACAAGACGGAAACTTGAGCGCCTTTTTGCTGCGCTCTGTCACCGAGCCTAACTATGTGGCATTAGATGCAGGCACCTTGGTCAATGGGATAAATCAAAGCGTTGAGCATGGCGCGTTCGACGAATTGGCCATAGTGGATGATGATAAGTGGGGTAAAGCGGGTAGCATTTTGCGTCATCATGTTAAAGGTTACTTAATAAGCCATGCTCATCTCGATCACATCAATGGCATGCTAGTGGCATCTCCAGAGGACAGCAAAAAAAGCATTTACGCGATTCCCTCAGTGAACACCATGATCGGTGAAACCTACTTTAACGGCAAAGCTTGGGCTAATTTTAGCGACCGAGGTATTCCTCCTATGCTAAGCAAATACCAAGTAGTGGACTTGCTACCAGGCAAAAAAGCAGCAATCGCCGACACTGCGCTAAATGTCACTGCTTTTAGCTTGAGCCACCCAGTAGAGTCCAGCGCGTTTGTGATTGAGCACGGGGACGATATATTCGTTTACTTCGGTGACACCGGCCCAGACATAGTGGAAAAACAAGGTAAGTTAGACGCCATCTGGACATATCTCGCTAAACAGATAAAGCACAAAAAGCTGCGAGGCATGATTATCGAAACCTCGTTTGAAAATGACCGCCCCCATAACTTATTGTTTGGCCATTTAACGCCCGAGTTGCTGATGAATGAGCTCGAGAGCTTCGCCGCTAAAATAGGTGGTGAAAAACCCCTTAAGGGTCTGAATGTGGTGATCAGCCATATCAAATATACTTTGGCAAAAAACGTCGACCCTAGGGCTAACATCAAACAACAACTGGATGAAGCAAACAACTTAGGCCTTAACATCATTATTCCACAGCAAGGTCAGAAGCTGCAGTTTTAG
- a CDS encoding heme biosynthesis HemY N-terminal domain-containing protein, with product MIRILMVFVALLIAVLVGSLIFDDKGYVFIDFAGYVVEMNVFSMAIMTILVIVGLLLFSWLIKKLIMIISGSKNWLGNWGSRKKKRAFTNGLIALAEQNFLEARKQLASIEQEDFDGLNLLAAAEAELQLQNPAGAQEYWRLATSYPKSAFAARLCLVRDHLQNQHPVKALDILDELDDKQKRQRSVLTLRAQALVQAGKWQELKDRLPSWKKALGEHYEHYMQLASKGNFAEIASKEGANQLKENWHSLPKSTRRDPALQAAYVKQLIDQGMHIDAEAALGEYHKNKPHPMLLPLYKELKLSQPTTSLKQLEQWLKADDMNVELLSTLGAVAYNAKDFSLAEKALSKAIKLGNRQQDILLLAKIKESQQDNQQALALYKQSLAQPNELTKAE from the coding sequence ATGATAAGAATTTTAATGGTCTTCGTGGCCTTGCTTATTGCCGTGTTGGTTGGCTCTTTAATATTCGACGACAAGGGCTATGTATTTATTGATTTCGCTGGCTACGTTGTTGAAATGAACGTGTTTTCCATGGCGATAATGACGATCCTGGTTATCGTAGGTTTGCTACTTTTTTCATGGTTAATCAAAAAGTTAATCATGATCATCTCAGGCTCAAAAAACTGGCTAGGCAACTGGGGTTCACGTAAAAAGAAACGCGCATTCACCAATGGACTTATCGCATTGGCCGAGCAAAACTTCCTTGAAGCTCGCAAGCAACTTGCCAGTATCGAGCAAGAAGATTTCGATGGCTTAAACTTGCTTGCTGCCGCCGAAGCAGAGCTACAACTGCAAAACCCAGCAGGTGCGCAAGAATACTGGCGCTTAGCCACGTCTTACCCTAAGTCAGCCTTTGCTGCCCGGTTATGTCTGGTACGCGATCACTTGCAAAATCAGCACCCAGTCAAAGCCCTCGACATTTTGGATGAGCTCGACGACAAACAAAAACGCCAACGTTCAGTCCTGACTCTGCGAGCACAAGCATTGGTTCAAGCGGGTAAATGGCAAGAATTAAAAGACCGCTTACCCTCTTGGAAAAAAGCCCTAGGCGAACATTACGAACACTATATGCAGTTAGCATCAAAAGGTAACTTTGCCGAAATCGCCAGTAAAGAGGGGGCAAACCAGCTGAAAGAAAATTGGCATTCACTGCCTAAGTCGACAAGACGCGACCCTGCTTTACAAGCAGCGTACGTTAAGCAGCTCATTGACCAAGGTATGCATATCGATGCCGAAGCAGCACTGGGCGAGTATCATAAAAACAAACCCCATCCTATGTTGTTACCTCTTTATAAAGAGTTAAAACTGTCTCAGCCAACCACGTCGCTGAAACAGCTAGAACAATGGTTAAAAGCAGACGACATGAATGTCGAGCTACTCTCGACCTTAGGTGCAGTTGCCTATAACGCCAAGGATTTTAGTTTGGCCGAAAAAGCCTTAAGCAAAGCCATTAAGCTGGGTAATCGTCAGCAAGACATATTGCTGTTAGCAAAGATAAAAGAATCGCAACAAGACAATCAGCAAGCCTTGGCTCTTTACAAACAAAGCTTGGCCCAACCCAATGAACTGACTAAAGCGGAATAA
- a CDS encoding uroporphyrinogen-III C-methyltransferase, translated as MANQSDTNNSSGGKPKSDTPQNKPEQPKDKSSSAPSNAPSSPATSTASTAVITPAAPKAESADHGTKKNPTAPLKSDNNVKKTTSASDSSGTPSATSPTKNQKNQKPAKTGVLWFVTIVNLLILLLIVAGAYWGWTQWEQQKQTQQSTQSEQQDILTRQAQQNLSITDEVKEQNSRLESQLRSVNKELQSALEEAEAANNQSQANKQMLSSIAGRRPADWLLAEADFLVRMAGRKLWLEHDLKTAIAMLQSADSRLQDLDDPSLLPVRERLANDIQTLAQVNPVSLSSIALQISALLSQVDQLPLNTFERPDIAPQGGEDVSDSVDDWKANLSRAWAAFTKDFFSYKKKEIEVQPYMSAQQQWLATEQLKLSLLQAQSAVLKESVELYQQSLQNAQRVLDESFAVDESAVVQFDQRIEELAETDIERVYPSQFNAAPALQDIIQQRIDNVFVNGASQP; from the coding sequence ATGGCAAACCAATCAGATACAAATAATTCATCAGGCGGCAAGCCAAAGAGCGACACGCCTCAAAATAAGCCAGAACAACCGAAAGATAAGTCCAGTAGCGCACCTTCAAATGCGCCCTCGAGTCCAGCAACGAGCACAGCGTCCACAGCGGTAATAACACCTGCTGCGCCAAAAGCGGAGTCGGCTGATCATGGCACGAAAAAGAATCCTACAGCTCCTTTGAAAAGCGACAACAACGTGAAAAAAACGACCAGTGCAAGCGATAGTTCGGGTACACCTAGTGCCACTTCCCCCACCAAAAATCAAAAAAATCAGAAGCCGGCCAAAACCGGTGTTTTGTGGTTTGTTACTATCGTCAATCTGCTGATTTTATTATTGATTGTGGCCGGTGCTTATTGGGGCTGGACACAGTGGGAGCAGCAAAAGCAGACTCAACAGTCGACCCAAAGTGAGCAACAAGACATTCTAACGCGCCAAGCGCAGCAAAATCTGTCTATTACTGATGAAGTGAAAGAGCAAAATAGTCGTCTTGAATCACAGCTACGTAGTGTCAACAAAGAGCTACAAAGCGCTCTTGAAGAGGCGGAGGCTGCGAACAATCAATCTCAGGCCAATAAGCAGATGCTAAGCAGTATCGCCGGTCGTCGCCCTGCTGATTGGTTACTTGCTGAAGCAGACTTTTTAGTCCGCATGGCGGGTCGTAAGTTGTGGTTAGAGCATGACCTAAAGACCGCGATAGCCATGCTGCAGTCAGCTGATAGTCGCCTACAAGACTTAGACGACCCAAGCTTATTGCCCGTACGAGAACGCTTAGCGAATGACATTCAAACTTTGGCTCAAGTCAATCCTGTGTCGTTATCGTCTATCGCATTGCAAATCAGTGCGCTGCTGTCCCAAGTTGACCAGTTACCACTTAATACCTTCGAACGCCCTGATATCGCGCCCCAAGGCGGTGAGGACGTGTCCGATTCTGTCGATGATTGGAAAGCCAACTTATCTCGCGCATGGGCAGCATTCACCAAAGACTTCTTTAGCTATAAAAAGAAGGAAATCGAAGTTCAGCCTTACATGTCAGCACAGCAACAATGGCTGGCGACTGAGCAACTAAAGCTTTCTTTGCTACAAGCCCAAAGCGCCGTGTTGAAAGAGAGTGTTGAGCTTTATCAACAGTCATTGCAAAACGCGCAACGGGTGCTAGACGAAAGCTTCGCTGTTGACGAGAGCGCAGTAGTGCAATTTGACCAACGTATTGAAGAATTGGCTGAAACCGATATTGAGCGCGTCTATCCAAGTCAGTTTAATGCAGCCCCGGCGCTGCAAGACATCATTCAGCAACGTATCGACAATGTCTTCGTTAACGGAGCTAGCCAACCATGA
- a CDS encoding uroporphyrinogen-III synthase, protein MTVLIFRPEQKCAPSAARFITAGLPAVGVGLISTQASQEALSSLPSALGSLSSGDGIIVTSTVVSQLLAQQRIELPNSATIFAVGSSTAQGLRAQGYDVTVPLVPTTEGLLALSPLKEIAGHTVVILKGQGGREDLAQQLTQRGATVLLADIYQRIKIATPKATQEWQAEQIRCIIATSGEIIDTAFEHFDAKWLQSLPWIVVSPRTEQIAVKQGIKTIFVSDDASDQALIRRAKEFLEH, encoded by the coding sequence ATGACTGTGCTGATATTCCGCCCAGAGCAAAAATGCGCCCCAAGCGCAGCGCGCTTTATTACTGCGGGTTTACCTGCGGTTGGCGTCGGCCTGATTAGTACACAAGCCAGTCAAGAAGCTCTGAGCTCATTGCCGAGCGCACTTGGCTCTCTATCCTCTGGTGACGGTATTATTGTAACCAGTACGGTAGTCAGTCAACTATTGGCGCAGCAGCGCATTGAACTACCAAATTCAGCGACAATTTTTGCCGTTGGTAGCAGTACTGCCCAAGGTCTACGGGCACAAGGTTACGACGTGACTGTGCCTCTCGTGCCTACCACCGAAGGCTTGTTAGCGCTCTCCCCCCTAAAAGAAATCGCTGGGCATACAGTCGTGATTTTAAAAGGCCAAGGCGGCCGTGAAGATTTAGCCCAACAACTTACCCAGCGCGGCGCTACTGTTTTGCTAGCAGATATTTATCAAAGGATAAAAATTGCCACGCCTAAAGCCACACAAGAGTGGCAAGCAGAGCAGATTAGATGCATCATTGCTACCAGTGGTGAAATAATAGATACGGCGTTTGAGCATTTCGATGCTAAGTGGCTACAATCTTTACCTTGGATTGTGGTAAGCCCACGAACTGAACAAATTGCCGTAAAACAAGGTATAAAGACAATATTTGTCAGCGATGACGCTAGCGACCAGGCACTTATTCGCCGTGCCAAGGAATTTTTGGAGCATTAA
- the hemC gene encoding hydroxymethylbilane synthase: MSDRVIRIATRKSALAMWQAEYVQAKLLEAHPQLKVELVPMSTQGDRILDTPLAKIGGKGLFIKELEVAMSEGRADIAVHSMKDVPVDFPAGFGLHCICERENPYDAFVSNTYASIEELPQGAIVGTSSLRRQCQIRSARPDLTIRDLRGNVNTRLAKLDDGQYDAIILAAAGLIRLEMQDRIKTYIEPTVSLPAVGQGAVGIECRNDDAELIELLKPLNHSDTESRVKAERAMNAKLNGGCQVPIGSYAVLNGDELYLRGLVGSPDGSVLLQAEKRGNVNDALSIGVDVAEQLLEKGAGDILQALYKD; the protein is encoded by the coding sequence ATGTCAGATCGCGTTATTCGAATTGCTACGCGCAAAAGTGCTTTAGCCATGTGGCAAGCAGAATATGTTCAAGCCAAATTACTTGAAGCTCATCCCCAACTTAAGGTGGAATTGGTGCCTATGTCGACACAGGGCGACCGGATTTTGGATACGCCATTAGCCAAAATTGGCGGCAAAGGCCTGTTTATTAAAGAGCTCGAAGTCGCCATGAGCGAAGGCCGCGCAGATATAGCGGTGCATTCAATGAAGGACGTACCCGTTGATTTCCCAGCAGGCTTTGGCTTGCATTGCATATGCGAACGGGAAAACCCCTATGACGCATTTGTATCAAACACCTATGCCAGCATCGAAGAATTGCCGCAAGGCGCAATAGTCGGTACTTCAAGTTTGCGCCGTCAGTGCCAGATTCGCAGCGCCCGCCCAGATTTAACCATTCGTGACCTGCGCGGTAACGTTAACACGCGTTTAGCCAAATTAGATGACGGCCAATACGATGCCATTATTCTGGCCGCTGCTGGCTTGATCCGCCTTGAAATGCAAGATCGCATCAAAACCTATATCGAACCTACTGTGTCCCTGCCCGCTGTTGGCCAAGGTGCTGTAGGCATTGAATGTCGTAACGATGACGCTGAGCTAATCGAATTACTCAAGCCGCTAAATCACAGCGACACCGAATCACGCGTTAAAGCCGAACGCGCCATGAACGCCAAATTAAATGGCGGGTGCCAAGTGCCTATCGGCAGTTATGCCGTCTTAAACGGTGACGAACTGTATCTACGTGGATTAGTCGGCTCACCCGATGGCAGCGTACTTTTGCAGGCTGAGAAACGTGGCAATGTGAATGATGCGCTTAGCATCGGCGTTGATGTGGCTGAGCAATTGCTTGAAAAAGGCGCGGGTGACATTCTTCAGGCACTATATAAAGATTAA
- a CDS encoding GNAT family N-acetyltransferase has translation MQINLIPLGEEHSVDISALAMRSKAYWGYSPAFMQQCAHELTYSAQQIAHNDFHFVGAFSSFINQNSSPLGFYALQRISREEAELLALFVCPTQIGCGLGQALLQHAISAAKSQHFTSLVIYSDPNAAAFYAKNGARRVGTQPSGSIAGRELPVYQIQL, from the coding sequence ATGCAAATTAACCTGATCCCTTTGGGCGAAGAACACAGCGTAGATATTTCTGCGCTGGCCATGAGGTCAAAGGCTTATTGGGGATATTCGCCGGCATTTATGCAGCAGTGCGCGCACGAACTGACTTATTCTGCACAACAAATCGCCCACAACGATTTTCACTTTGTTGGGGCGTTTTCCTCTTTTATCAATCAAAACTCATCACCCTTAGGCTTCTATGCACTTCAGCGTATTTCCCGTGAAGAAGCAGAATTATTGGCGTTGTTTGTTTGCCCAACTCAAATTGGTTGCGGTTTAGGGCAAGCGTTACTGCAACATGCAATAAGTGCGGCAAAATCACAGCATTTCACTTCGCTCGTGATCTACAGCGACCCAAATGCCGCCGCCTTCTATGCAAAAAATGGCGCTAGACGAGTAGGCACGCAGCCTTCAGGTAGTATCGCAGGCCGTGAGCTACCGGTTTACCAGATACAGTTGTAA
- a CDS encoding YHS domain-containing (seleno)protein: protein MTINPFVIAHRTAKITVLFIMLSVSHFAFAQDPIETGFFNNKAIYGYDTVAYFTSNKAVKGDGAFTTQWRGADWFFSSQAHLDLFKNEPEKYAPQYGGYCAYAMATGDFVGIDEDAFVIDNGKLYLNYSASVQQKWLANKAQYIEQADAQYLMQYPASK from the coding sequence ATGACCATCAATCCCTTTGTCATTGCCCACCGCACAGCGAAGATTACCGTCCTCTTCATCATGCTTAGTGTTAGTCATTTTGCCTTTGCACAAGACCCCATCGAAACAGGCTTTTTTAATAATAAAGCAATTTACGGTTACGATACGGTCGCTTACTTCACTTCGAATAAAGCAGTAAAAGGCGACGGTGCATTTACCACACAGTGGCGCGGAGCCGACTGGTTTTTTAGCTCGCAAGCACATTTAGATTTATTTAAAAATGAACCTGAAAAATACGCCCCGCAATACGGTGGTTACTGCGCCTATGCGATGGCCACGGGTGATTTTGTTGGGATAGATGAAGACGCTTTCGTTATTGATAATGGTAAGCTTTACTTAAACTACAGTGCCAGCGTGCAACAAAAATGGCTGGCGAATAAAGCCCAATATATTGAGCAAGCCGATGCCCAGTACCTTATGCAATACCCCGCAAGCAAGTAA
- a CDS encoding alpha/beta hydrolase, with the protein MSDNNLEYVEVNPSQPHSAVVIWLHGLGDSGNGFAPIVPELKIPDALPIRFVFPHAPVRPITVNNNMEMRAWYDIASLDFNHRADRVGVEESAKQVEALIDAEIANGTPAERIVLAGFSQGGVIALHLGTRINKKLAGIMALSTYMCEPETLASEASDANKSTPILMAHGQQDNVVPVFMGNAAYKVLEENGYPVTWQDYPMQHSVCLEEINHISAWLQARFS; encoded by the coding sequence ATGAGTGATAACAATTTAGAGTATGTAGAAGTGAACCCAAGCCAACCCCACAGTGCCGTGGTGATTTGGTTACACGGCCTAGGGGATTCTGGTAATGGCTTCGCGCCAATCGTGCCCGAACTAAAAATACCCGACGCCTTGCCTATTCGCTTTGTATTCCCTCATGCTCCTGTGCGTCCTATTACGGTAAACAACAACATGGAAATGCGTGCTTGGTACGACATCGCTAGCTTAGATTTTAACCACAGAGCAGATCGCGTAGGTGTTGAAGAGTCCGCTAAGCAAGTGGAAGCACTAATCGATGCTGAAATTGCCAATGGCACACCAGCTGAGCGCATTGTATTGGCAGGCTTTTCACAAGGCGGCGTGATTGCGCTGCACTTGGGCACGCGCATCAATAAGAAGCTCGCTGGCATCATGGCGTTATCAACCTACATGTGTGAACCCGAAACCCTTGCCAGTGAAGCGAGCGATGCCAATAAAAGCACGCCTATTTTAATGGCTCATGGTCAGCAAGATAATGTGGTGCCTGTGTTTATGGGTAACGCTGCGTACAAAGTGTTAGAAGAAAACGGTTATCCTGTCACTTGGCAAGATTACCCTATGCAACACAGCGTGTGTTTGGAAGAAATTAATCATATCTCTGCTTGGTTACAAGCACGTTTTAGCTAG
- the cyaY gene encoding iron donor protein CyaY, with protein sequence MNDSQYHQLIDDLLINLEEMLDDVEADIDYESASSILTLIFVNGSKIIINKQPPLHQLWVATKFNGHHFNYQDGLWIDERTGVEFWQFMNDAASKQAEVPVSFPRPTE encoded by the coding sequence ATGAACGACAGCCAATATCACCAACTCATCGACGACCTACTAATTAACTTAGAAGAGATGCTCGATGATGTAGAAGCCGATATCGATTACGAATCCGCTAGCAGTATCCTTACCCTGATTTTTGTTAATGGCAGTAAGATCATCATCAACAAACAGCCACCGTTGCACCAGCTGTGGGTAGCCACCAAATTTAACGGCCATCATTTTAACTACCAAGATGGTTTGTGGATTGACGAGCGCACCGGCGTTGAGTTTTGGCAATTCATGAATGATGCAGCTAGCAAGCAAGCCGAAGTGCCAGTGTCTTTTCCGCGACCGACCGAATAA
- the gmk gene encoding guanylate kinase — translation MPQSLGNLFILAAPSGAGKSSLIKALLQNHDATEIHNNEMQVSVSHTTRAPRPGEIDGVHYHFVSRKVFQELITQDEFFEWAEVFGNYYGTSKVVIEQTLRKGIDVFLDIDWQGARQVKAQIPDTATIFVAPPSREELMRRLTERGQDTPEVIQDRMNKAVSEISHYHEFDYIVVNDDFTAALAELDAIVSSRRLRKEKQVMRHQSLFENLLASD, via the coding sequence ATGCCACAATCACTCGGAAATTTATTTATACTTGCCGCGCCTTCAGGGGCAGGTAAATCTAGCTTAATCAAAGCGTTACTGCAAAACCATGATGCGACAGAAATTCATAACAATGAAATGCAGGTCTCGGTTTCACACACCACGCGAGCACCGCGCCCGGGTGAAATAGACGGTGTACATTATCATTTTGTCAGCCGAAAGGTATTTCAAGAGCTGATCACTCAAGATGAATTCTTCGAATGGGCAGAAGTATTTGGCAATTATTATGGCACCTCTAAAGTGGTCATTGAGCAAACCTTGCGCAAGGGGATAGATGTGTTTTTGGATATTGATTGGCAAGGCGCGCGCCAAGTCAAAGCACAAATCCCTGACACCGCGACGATTTTCGTTGCTCCGCCTTCACGAGAGGAATTAATGCGCCGTTTGACCGAAAGAGGCCAAGACACCCCTGAGGTGATTCAAGATCGTATGAACAAAGCGGTCTCAGAGATATCGCACTACCATGAGTTTGATTATATTGTGGTCAACGACGACTTTACTGCTGCATTAGCAGAGCTGGACGCGATTGTCTCGAGTCGCCGTTTACGCAAAGAAAAGCAGGTTATGCGTCACCAAAGTTTGTTTGAAAATTTACTGGCAAGCGACTAG
- the rpoZ gene encoding DNA-directed RNA polymerase subunit omega yields the protein MARVTVEDAVDKIGNRFDLVLVAARRARQLAIEGKVAHVSVGTDKPTVVALREIEEGHVTASTLDAENLRDQHAQDQAQFESVANILQEQ from the coding sequence ATGGCTCGCGTAACAGTTGAAGATGCCGTAGATAAAATTGGCAATCGGTTTGATTTGGTTTTAGTCGCAGCACGCCGCGCAAGACAACTTGCGATTGAAGGTAAAGTTGCACATGTATCAGTAGGTACTGATAAGCCTACAGTTGTAGCATTACGTGAAATCGAAGAAGGTCACGTAACCGCATCTACTCTAGATGCAGAAAACTTGCGTGACCAACATGCACAAGACCAAGCTCAGTTTGAGTCTGTAGCAAATATCCTTCAAGAACAGTAG